Within Pelistega ratti, the genomic segment TATGGTCTATTTTTTTATTCGCTTATTATAATAAAGATCATAAATAAAGCAAAAACAGTTTTCTAGTATATCCCTGAATATATTATTATTTCTTATAAAAAAAGTATAAAATATTACAAATTATAGAGAATAAGCAACTAACTTTAATGCTTTTTATGCAGTATATTTCATATTTGCATCCATTTTGTCATACTGATTGTAGAAGTAGGAAAAATCATGAGTCATGTACAAGAGCAAGGTTTACAGCGTAAGCTACAAAATCGTCATTTACAACTAATTGCTATTGGTGGTGCTATTGGAACGGGTCTTTTTATGGGCTCAGGTAGAACGATTAGCCTAGCAGGTCCTTCGGTACTGTTTACCTATATGATTATTGGTTTTTTCTTATTCTTTGTTATGCGTGCAATGGGTGAGTTATTACTTTCTAATCTAAACTATAAATCTTTTACGGATTTCACCTATGATTTATTAGGCCCATGTGCTGGTTTTTTTGTAGGCTGGACATATTGGTTCTGTTGGTTAGTATTAGGTATTGCAGATATTATTGCGATTACAAATTATGCTCAATTCTGGTGGCCAGATATACCCCTTTGGATGCCTGGTGTTATCTGTATTGCAACCATGTGCTTAATGAACTTACTAACCGTAAAATTATTTGGTGAAGTAGAGTTTTGGTTTGCCTTAATTAAAGTAATTGCCATTATTGCCCTAGTATTTGTGGGTATTTATCTATTGATGACAGGGTTTGTTGATCCAACAACCGGTATTCAAGCATCTGTTACGCATTTATGGGCGAGAGAAGGGGGGATGTTTCCACATGGTATTTCAGGCTTTTTTGCGGCATTCCAAATTGCTTTTTTTGCCTTTGTGGGGATTGAATTAGTTGGAACAGCTGCTGCAGAAACACAAGATCCTTGTAAAAATTTACCTGCTGCAATTAATCGTATTCCTATCCGTGTGGTTGTTTTTTATGTATTAGCCTTATGTGTCATTATGACGGTAACACCTTGGGATAAAGTCGTACCAGACCGTAGTCCTTTTGTGAATATGTTTATGCTGATTGGGATTCCTGCAGCAGCAAGTATTGTTAATTTAGTGGTACTTACATCAGCAATGTCTTCTGCGAATAGTGGTGTTTTTTCTACAGGAAGAATGCTATATGGTTTAGCAGAAACAAAATCAGCACCGCGTATTTTTAGTAAACTCAATAAGGGTGGGGTGCCAGCGTTAGGATTACTTTACTCAAGTGTATATTTATTGATTGGTGTCTTTTTGCTATACCAAGATGGTAATATCATGAAAATGTTTACTATCGTAACAACCGTATCCAGTATTGGTTTTATGTTTGTATGGATTATGATTTTGGTATGTTATATTAAATATGCTAAAACAAGACCAACCTTACATCAACAGTCTATCTATAAATTACCGGGTGGTGCTATGATGGCATGGGCATGTTTAATTTTCTTACTATTTGCTTTTTATCTCTTCTCCCAAGATGCAGATACTTTAAAAGGATTATTAGCGATGCCAGTTTGGTTTGGTCTATTAGGTATTAGTTATTTATTCTACCGAAAACATCATACTACTTCTAAAAAACCTTGATGTATATTTATCAATGATATATCCTATCGCTCTTGATAAAAAAGAGAGTGATAGGGATAAAATTCTTATAATGGGTTTTAAAACGTCACATTAGACGTATAAAATGTGTATAGTTATTCTTATAAACAATATAGTACCAAAAAGGGGTTTATAGACATGGATGAACAAAAATCAACGTTAGAGCAAGTAGAAACAAAACCAAAAGAGGGTAATGTGGATACTAAAAAAACGTCTTCTACACCTAATACAGATATTGTAATGATGACAATGACCCATGCTAAGAAAAAAGTCAAGGAACAAAAAAAAGCAGAAAATGTGTCAGAGTCACCTGTAGATGATATAAACCAAGCGGTTCATTCAGATCAGTCTATAGAGCAAGCCCCTGTAGAAGAAAGTATAAAAGAATCCTCTACCGCAGAGGAGGAACTACCTCTTGAGCAAAAATCATCAAAAGGTGGTTTAGGTAAAACGATAGCGATTGTTGCTTGTTTGGCTGCTTTAGGTGGTGGTGCTTATTATGCACAACAACAGGGTTGGTTAAATGATCTGATACCAAGTTCGACAACACCTCCTAGTGTATCTACACAAGAGAATACTACGGATAATACGGTACATCATGAGGTAAGCACTACTGAAGCGGATACACCAGTAATGGCAGAATCAACAGAAAATAGTAGTGTTACAGAACCTCCCTCAATGGCGCATATTGATCATACTCCTACAGCAGAAGCATCTGTAGATATACCAGTAGATATCGCTTCTGAGGTAAAAACGCCAGCAGATACTTCAATAACAAACTTACAAGAGGAAGAGCCAAAAGAGGCGGTATCAACTGAATCTGAGCAGACTACGAATGTAGTATCAACGCAAGCACTTGTATTAGATAATCAGGCGATTAATCCTGCGGCTGATTCTGAGGAAGTTATTTATTTAAAAAATAGAATTAATGAACAAAATCAGCAAATTGCACAGCTTACTCAGCAATTACAAGCAACTCAGCATGAAATAGCCAATCAACAAACACAATTACAAAAAACACAACAATCATTGGTAACGGATATACTACGTTATTACAATGCGGCTGATTTTGAGAGAACAGTCAATTTTAATAAAGATCGTACCATTAAAGCATTATCGGCTATCCAAGTAGCAATTGCGGATCAAAGAGGGGAACAATGGTCTGCACTGAGTTTAGCGATTGATAAAGATATTTCCGCTCTTAATACCGCTAAAGTTGCTGATATCAATGCCTTGTTTAATTTAAGTAAAGCCTTAGATGAAGCCCTTCAAACAGCTCCCTTTATGAGTCCAGAAAGTGTAACAGGTGTTGTACCAAGTGCGACCTCATCAATGGCAAATACGAGTGAAGTTGATCAAGAAATACCTTGGTTAGATAGAGCAATAAATCAAGTAGAACGGTTACCAGCAGAGGCATTTGAGGCGATTCGTTCTGATTTAGGTGGTTTAGTGCGAGTTGAAAAACTTTCTGATCCCGCCTTGGCTACATTGTCTTTAGCTGAAGTTAAGTTACAGCGGGAAGCCACATTAGCACAATTGCGTATTGCACAAGAAGCCTTACTTAAACGTGAGGATGCTATTTGGAAATCGGCTATGCAAAAAGTTGAACAGCAATTAATGAAATACTACAACTTAAATGCTGAGAAAACACAACAGGCAATTGCTATTGTGCGTCAATTAATAGCAACACCTATTCATACTGATTTACCTAAGCTATCTTATACACAGCAGGTAATCGATCAAATTAACCATGATTTAAGCAAAGAAAACTAAGAGGAAACAATACAATGCGATCACTGATTAAGTTACTCATTTTATTTGGCTTAGCGATTCTTGCTGTGCTTTTATTAAAGAATAATCATGATGTGGTGATGATTATTACAGGTGATGAGCGCCGTACTATGTCATTATTAACGGCGGTTATGCTTTTATTAATTATCTTCGCCCTTTTTTACATCGTACTACGATTGATAGCAAAAGTGCTTCATTTACCACTGACTTTTTCAAATTGGTCTGAAAAACGTCATGAGCATAAAGATATTGCTTTATTAGAGCAAGGGTGGACTGATTTTCTAGAAGGACGTTCACAACAAGCAGAAAAGCATTTATTACGCTTAATTAAACATACACATCATGATAAGCGTCAAGTTTTGGCTAGTATGGCGGCAGCTCGTGTTACACATGATTTAGGTAATACGCATAAGAGAGATGAATTATTAGCGCAAGCTCGCCGTATCAGTAAATCTAATCCGCGATTAGAAGCAGCGGTAGCAACTGTTCAGGCAGAATTACTGTTGGAAGAAGGGCAGAGTACAGCAGCCTTAGCACATTTAGATTTTGTCGAAAAAGTCGGTCAAAAGAGTGTCCATCTTCAGGAGTTGATGTTACGAGCTTACCGCCAAACAGGTCAAACCCTCAAAATGTTTGATATTGCACGACAATTACATCGCAAAAAAATCTTAACAGATGAAGAAGTTCAAACACTATTAGTGCATTATGGTCCTATTTATATTGCGAATACATCTTATAAGGAAGCTATTAGTTTTTATCAATCACTAGCGCGTGAAGAGAAAGCTACAACACAAATCGCAATGGCAATGGCACTACGTTATGAGTCTGCTGAGGAATATCGTAAGGCAGGAGAGGTTCTAGAGCTTTCTTTAAATACTAAAATAGATAATACTATCTTATTGCATTATGCAAAATCTCCAGAGAAAGAGGTAGGTGAGCGTCTTTCTTTTGCACAACAACTGTTAAAAAGTGATGAAAATAATTCAAATCTTTTAACGGCTTTAGGACAATTATGTCTGATGCAAAAACTTTGGGGGCAAGCCGATCGCTATTTAACCAAAAGCTTATCTTTGACAGAAAATCCTCGTACTTATGCCTTATTAGGTATTTTAAATGATCGACAAGGTAAATTACAGGAAGCAATTCGATACTGGAGATTAGCTTCTAATTCATTTGTTCTCTTAGACAAGAATGAAGAAAAAGTATTAGTAGCGGCTGATACGAGTAATGATCCAGCCCCACCTGATGTAAAAAGTTTAGCGCATCCTGATGAACATCTACTTGTAAATCAGGTAGAATTTGCGCATGATGTTATACAAGAGCAAAAAGCACCCGATGAAGCGCTTTTTGACTCTGCACCTCTCCCAGGTGTTAATCATCAAACACCTAAAATATAATTTTTATTGTTATAAGGAAATAAATATGAGTTTAGCCAATGTACCTGCTGGTTCTAAATTGCCAGAAGAGTTCAATGTAGTGATTGAAATTCCAATGAATTCAGATCCTATTAAATATGAAGTAGATAAAGAAAGTGGTGCTCTTTTTGTAGATCGCTTTATGCTAACAGCAATGCATTATCCATGTAACTACGGTTATATCCCTCAAACCTTGTCATTAGATGGTGATCCTGTGGATGTACTGGTCAAGACACCTTTTGCTGTACAGGCAGGTTCAGTGATTAAATGTCGTGCTATTGGTGTTTTACAGATGGAAGATGAAGCGGGTCAAGATGCTAAACTACTTGCTGTGCCTGTTGATAAACTTTACCCTGTTTATAGCAATATTAAAACTGTTGAAGATTTACCAGAAGTTGAATTAAAACAAATCCAACACTTTTTTGAACATTATAAAGATTTAGAAAAAGGTAAATGGGTAAAAGTAACAGGTTGGGCAGGCCCAGATGTAGCGAAAGAAGAAATCACCAGCA encodes:
- a CDS encoding amino acid permease, with protein sequence MSHVQEQGLQRKLQNRHLQLIAIGGAIGTGLFMGSGRTISLAGPSVLFTYMIIGFFLFFVMRAMGELLLSNLNYKSFTDFTYDLLGPCAGFFVGWTYWFCWLVLGIADIIAITNYAQFWWPDIPLWMPGVICIATMCLMNLLTVKLFGEVEFWFALIKVIAIIALVFVGIYLLMTGFVDPTTGIQASVTHLWAREGGMFPHGISGFFAAFQIAFFAFVGIELVGTAAAETQDPCKNLPAAINRIPIRVVVFYVLALCVIMTVTPWDKVVPDRSPFVNMFMLIGIPAAASIVNLVVLTSAMSSANSGVFSTGRMLYGLAETKSAPRIFSKLNKGGVPALGLLYSSVYLLIGVFLLYQDGNIMKMFTIVTTVSSIGFMFVWIMILVCYIKYAKTRPTLHQQSIYKLPGGAMMAWACLIFLLFAFYLFSQDADTLKGLLAMPVWFGLLGISYLFYRKHHTTSKKP
- a CDS encoding uroporphyrinogen-III C-methyltransferase, encoding MDEQKSTLEQVETKPKEGNVDTKKTSSTPNTDIVMMTMTHAKKKVKEQKKAENVSESPVDDINQAVHSDQSIEQAPVEESIKESSTAEEELPLEQKSSKGGLGKTIAIVACLAALGGGAYYAQQQGWLNDLIPSSTTPPSVSTQENTTDNTVHHEVSTTEADTPVMAESTENSSVTEPPSMAHIDHTPTAEASVDIPVDIASEVKTPADTSITNLQEEEPKEAVSTESEQTTNVVSTQALVLDNQAINPAADSEEVIYLKNRINEQNQQIAQLTQQLQATQHEIANQQTQLQKTQQSLVTDILRYYNAADFERTVNFNKDRTIKALSAIQVAIADQRGEQWSALSLAIDKDISALNTAKVADINALFNLSKALDEALQTAPFMSPESVTGVVPSATSSMANTSEVDQEIPWLDRAINQVERLPAEAFEAIRSDLGGLVRVEKLSDPALATLSLAEVKLQREATLAQLRIAQEALLKREDAIWKSAMQKVEQQLMKYYNLNAEKTQQAIAIVRQLIATPIHTDLPKLSYTQQVIDQINHDLSKEN
- a CDS encoding heme biosynthesis HemY N-terminal domain-containing protein, which produces MRSLIKLLILFGLAILAVLLLKNNHDVVMIITGDERRTMSLLTAVMLLLIIFALFYIVLRLIAKVLHLPLTFSNWSEKRHEHKDIALLEQGWTDFLEGRSQQAEKHLLRLIKHTHHDKRQVLASMAAARVTHDLGNTHKRDELLAQARRISKSNPRLEAAVATVQAELLLEEGQSTAALAHLDFVEKVGQKSVHLQELMLRAYRQTGQTLKMFDIARQLHRKKILTDEEVQTLLVHYGPIYIANTSYKEAISFYQSLAREEKATTQIAMAMALRYESAEEYRKAGEVLELSLNTKIDNTILLHYAKSPEKEVGERLSFAQQLLKSDENNSNLLTALGQLCLMQKLWGQADRYLTKSLSLTENPRTYALLGILNDRQGKLQEAIRYWRLASNSFVLLDKNEEKVLVAADTSNDPAPPDVKSLAHPDEHLLVNQVEFAHDVIQEQKAPDEALFDSAPLPGVNHQTPKI
- the ppa gene encoding inorganic diphosphatase, whose product is MSLANVPAGSKLPEEFNVVIEIPMNSDPIKYEVDKESGALFVDRFMLTAMHYPCNYGYIPQTLSLDGDPVDVLVKTPFAVQAGSVIKCRAIGVLQMEDEAGQDAKLLAVPVDKLYPVYSNIKTVEDLPEVELKQIQHFFEHYKDLEKGKWVKVTGWAGPDVAKEEITSSADRYQKA